ATTTGTTACATTTGATATAAGATATCCTAAATTTGTTATGTCAACTTATTCTAATTATCCATATTTCTGCAATTCTTGAATGGTTACAACTATAACTATGTATCAATGTTATCAACTTCGATTATTGTCAAAAAATGAGAATTTTTTCCCCTAAAAAAGGTGTCATTTTTCAAGATCATTCTTGATTTTGCGCTAAAATTATGTTTGTATTTGTTGGGTTTTTTAACAGCTCCAAGAAAAGGTGAAAAGGGAAATGAAGAGAAAGTGGAGCCCAACAGAATCTGGAGCGAAAAGTGTTCAAAGTCGGATATAGTGCTCAGCCAGGGCGCCACCGAGCCGCTGCCGAACGGCATCCCCACGTACACGGTGGAGATAATGAACGTGTGCGTATCCGGCTGCGACATCTCCGCCATCCACCTCAGCTGCCGCTGGTTCAGCTCCGCCCGCCTCGTCAATCCCCGCGTCTTCAAACGCCTCCGATTTGACGACTGCCTCGTCAACGACGGCAACCCTCTCGTCAACGGCCGCACGCTCTCCTTCCAATATGCCAACACCTTCCGATACCCCCTCTCCGTCTCCTCAGTCACTTGCCGGCTTCCGGGGCAAGCTCCGGCCGACACGAGAAATTAAAAgcaaaaatcaagattttcacaCTAATCTTAAAGAAATTCCACTGctaaccatttttttttaaat
This portion of the Primulina huaijiensis isolate GDHJ02 unplaced genomic scaffold, ASM1229523v2 scaffold207192, whole genome shotgun sequence genome encodes:
- the LOC140966575 gene encoding protein TAPETUM DETERMINANT 1-like; translated protein: MRQESSLRRRRIDVFTAVFAVTFLLFIIQTYSDHDQWQVGTVLSEKKNLIVAQNTPSLNNHRKLLNHAPRKGEKGNEEKVEPNRIWSEKCSKSDIVLSQGATEPLPNGIPTYTVEIMNVCVSGCDISAIHLSCRWFSSARLVNPRVFKRLRFDDCLVNDGNPLVNGRTLSFQYANTFRYPLSVSSVTCRLPGQAPADTRN